The sequence below is a genomic window from Halosolutus gelatinilyticus.
AACCGATCGCCGAGCATCTCCCCGAGCGTGACGTAGCCGTACTGCCGTCCGAGCAGCCACTGCTTGTAGCCGATCACGTACCAGAGGATCGCGAAGATGATTCCGTCCATCATCCCCATCACGAGGATCCACTCGGGGCCTTGGTGGTAGGCGATGTTCGGCCCGGCGAAGAACGTGAAGGCGGAGAGCAGCGTCGCGAACGTCGTGAACAGGAGGACGATCGTCCCGAGCGTTCGACTCGCGAGGTAGAAGTCCTCGGCGTTTCGTTCAGTTACCCGGTAGGCGACGAGCCCGATCGCGAGCGCCAGCAGGAGGTAGCCGACGATGATCCCGAGTTGGAGTTCGACAGTCACGGCGACTCACCTCCTGCCGCATCCGGCGTCCCCCCCGGTGACGAATCGCTTGCCCCTGCGTTGTCGGTCTCGATTCCGATCCCCCACGATCGTCGGGCGAACGTCCAAAAGACCAGCGACGCCAGCAGCATCCAGCCGACGTGCCACCAGAGCCACAACGGCAGCCCGGCGATCACCGTTGCGTCCGCCCAGAGGAACCACGGAATCGCGAGTCCGCAGAGAACGAGTCCGATCGCGATCCACCCCCGCAGTTGCAGTCGTCGCATATCGGTGGTCGGCGTCGACGGCGGTAAGGTGTTTCCGTTCGCCGGTCGACGGCGTTCGTCGCGGCCGATCGAACGCGGCGACTCGTTACAAGGGGATTACCCGCCCAGTTCCAGAAATCGGTAAGGTGAAATCGCGCTTTCACCGAGGAAAAGGAGTATAAGTGTCGGACAACGAATGAGAATCTAGCGAGTATGGCCCGTCTCTTTCCCTTCCGGTCCGAACCCTCGACGGCGGACCGCCACCCCCGCGTGGTCGACCTCGAGGGCGAGGACGCCGACGCCGTCTTCGGGGCCCTTTCGTCGACGACCGCCCGACGGATCTACGCACGCCTCGACGAGGAACCCGCCACTCCGAGCGACGTCGCCGACGCGATCGACTCGTCTATTCAGAACGTTCGCTACCACTTAGAGAACCTCGAGGACGCGGGGCTCGTCGAGGTCGTCGACACGTGGTACTCCTCTCGCGGGAACGAGATGAGCGTCTACGCGACGGCTGACGGGCCGTTGATCGTCACGAGCGACGAGTCGACGGCCTCGCAGCTCAAGACGGCGCTGTCGCGGCTGATCGGCGGCATCGGCGCGCTCGCGGGCGGCAGCTTGCTCGTCCAGTACGGACTCACGCGGCAGTTCGGGTTCGGCTCGTCGATCCCCGGCGGAACCGAAGACAGCGCCCAGGAGGGGGCGGGACCGGACGAGCGTGGCGGCGACGACAGCAACTTCTCCGGCGACAGCGCGGAGGTAACGAAAGAAGAAACCGATGACGCTGAGGACGGTGCCGGCGATGCGTCCACGGAGACCGTCAACGACGAGGAGGATTCAGGTGCGGACGGTGCTGACGGTAACGATGCGGCGGACGGTGCCGGCGCGGAAGCCGACGACGTCCCGGCTGCGGACGATTCCGGTAGCGCCGACGATGGAGGCTCGTTCGATTCCGATGCGGACTACCTCAACGGAAGCGGCGGGAACGAGACCGATCCGAACGGAACCGTCGACCAGCTGACCGACGGCGGTGCCGAAGCGATCGACACGGCATTCGGATCGATTCCGCCCGGAATGCTCTTCTTCCTCGGCGGACTCGTCGTGTTGCTGGCCGTCGCGATCTACTGGTACTGGTTCGCGTACCGACCGCAGTACTGATCGACGGACCGCGTCACGATTCTTCCGAAGGTCAACAGCTATTTGCCCCTCACGGTCCACATTCGATGTAAAGCGGTCTCCGGACAGCGTACGTCCGCCCCTTCCGGGGACAGATCTCCAATGGAAGACACATCGAAATACCTCATCCACGCTGACGTTACCGCCGACGGGGTCGTCGAGCGGAGCGACGTCGTCGGGGCGATCTTCGGGCAAACCGAAGGGTTGCTCGGCGACGAACTCGATCTCCGCGACCTCCGGCAATCCCAGAAAGTCGGCCGCATCGACGTCGAAATCACGAGCACGCAAGGACAGTCACACGGCACGGTCACGATCGCGACGAGCCTCGACAAGGTCGAGACGGCGACGCTAGCCGCCTCCCTCGAGACGATCACCCGCGTCGGCCCCTGTCGAGCGGACCTCGACGTGACCGAGATCGAAGACGTTCGCGCGGCGAAACGAAAGGAAGTCGTCGAGCGCGCGAAGGAACTCCTTCGCACGGGCTTCGACGACAGCGTGATGTCCTCCGAGGAGATCCTCGCGGAGGTCCGCCAACACGTCCGCGTCGAGGACATCACCGAGTACGAGGGGCTTCCCGCTGGCCCGCGGGTCACCGACAGCGACGCCATCATCATCGTCGAGGGCCGATCGGACGTCCTCACCATGCTCACCTACGGCATTAAGAACGCGATCGCCGTCGAAGGGACGAACGTCCCCGACGCGGTGGCCGAACTCACGCACCACCGGACGGTCACGGCCTTTCTGGACGGCGATCGCGGCGGCGACCTGATCCTCGAGGAGCTCTCGCAGGTCGGCGACATCGATTACGTGGCGTTCGCCCCCGCCGGCGAGTCCGTCGAGGAACTCGACCACCACGAGGTGTTCGCCGCGCTCCGAAACAAGGTTCCCTACGACGCCGTGTCGGGACTGAACGAACCCCGCGAGGCGGTCGCCGCGACCGACGGCAGCGCGACGCCGGCCCCACCGGTCGACGACGCCGCCACCTCGTCCTCGGCATCGATCGAGTCCGAGAACGAGGTCGAGTACGAACGCCCGGGTCGCCCCTCCACGGCGGGGTCAAAGACGGCCGCGAGCGGGACGCAGGCGGAGTCGGCGACCGAGACGGACGACCGGTCGCCATCCGCGACGCCCGGTGCCGACGCCGAGGGAGCCGACGAGACCGACCTCGAGTCGTCGACGGCGGCCGCCGAGCCGGAGACGATCTACGAGCACGCGACCGCGGTGATCCGCGGGGACACCGACGCGGTCCGCTTTCTCGACGCGGATGCCGAGATACTCGAGGAGGCGCCCGCGAGCGACGCCTACGACGAACTCGAATCGATCGAACCGGCGCCGACGACGGTGCTTCTCGACGAGATTCTCGAACAGCGACTGCTCGATCTGGCCGCCGATCGGGGCGTCGATCGGATCGTCGCTCGATCGCTCGGCCAGTTCACCAAACGGCCGACGGGCGTTCAGGTCCACGCGATCGACGACGTCGCCGAGACGCCGCCGGACGGGTGATCGAGGGCGACCGAGTGAACGTTCGCGCGCGTACGGCTCCCGGGGCCGACACCTGTCATCACGAGTCGTGCGAACCGTGTTCACGCGACGATCGAGACTCGGTTTCGAGCGATTGATACGCCGGCGCGCCCGAGTTCGACGCGAGATGTCACCTCCTCCCGAATTCGCCCTCTTCTTGCTCGGCGTCTGGGTGCTCGCGACGTTCGCGGTGACGAACCAGACCGGCTACGACCAGTGGCGCGCGGCCCGATCCGACGACGCCGCGGAGACCGTCGACGACGCCGACGGTGCCGACGCTCGGTAGTCCGACCGATCCGCCTCGACGACCGCCGCGTCGGCCATCGACGACTGATCGCCGGAACCCCTCGATCAGCCGACGGACGTCTCGATCAGCCGACGGACGTCTCGATCGGCCGATCGACGTGCGCGACGCTCGACTCAGTCTCAGGTTCGATCGTCGCGGTGCGACGGCGGAGTCATCCGAGGAACGCGAACGAGAGAATCAGTAGGGCACAGACCAGCGCGCCCGACAGCGTCGCCAGGAAGTTCACGCCCTGGTTGCCAAGCAGCGGCCCCTCGAGGGTCGCACCGAGGAGGCTGTCGACGGTCATGCCGACGAAGCCCGCCGCGACGATGACGGCGCCGCCCAGGACGCCGACCTCGGGGAAGAGCCAGTAGGAGATGCCGGCGACGACCGCCGCCCCCGCGACGCCGGCGATCTCGCCCTGCCAGGTGACCCCGCCGTCGGTCCCGGGCTCGACCGGTTCGAACGTCGTGATCAGCCGCGGCGTCTCGAAGACGCTGCCGATCTCGCTCGAGAGCGTGTCGCTCATCGCCGTCGCGACCGAGCCCGTGAAGGCGAAGAGGAACAGCCTGGGATCGAGGTCGGCCGGCAGGATCGCCGCGGAACTGGCGGCGTAGCCCAGGACGGCGGCGAGGGCGACGGCGGCGTTGCCGAGGACGTTTCCGCTGCCGCGGGCCCCGTTGTTGTCCTCGGCGACGCCGAGGGCTTCCTTCTGTTCGTAGCGGAACTTCGTCGAGAGCCCGCCGATCGCGAAAAAGGAGATGAGCACGACGAACCAGCCGTAGCCGCCGAGGACGATCGTCAACAGCCCGAGTAGGATTCCGGTGAGCATCCCCGCGATCGAGGCCGTTTCGAGGGCGTAGGACGTGTATCCCAGCGCGACGGTGACCGCGAGGGCGAGGAGGATCTCGGCCGAACCGAGGACGGGTTGGAGTTCCGCGAGCAGCCACAGCAACAATCCGACCGAAAGCATGACCACGGGATCGTCGTAGAGCCAGAGCACGTCGCGAAGCAGGGCCGCAAGCAGCGCGCCGCTGGCCGCGAGAAACAACAGCGTGGGGAGCGCCGATCGGACGGCACCGCCCTGGAGGGCGATCGTGAGGGCCTGTCCGGCGACGGCGCCGGCGGTCGCTCCCAGACAGAAGCCGGCTACCCGGACGACGTCGTCGTCCGTCCGTCCGCGGACGAGTTGTTCCGTCAGGTTACCGTATCCGATCAGGAGGACGGTGCCCGCGAAGACCGCGATCGACATCGACGACTGCGTCGCGATGACGCCGAGGGTGATCCCCGCCAGGACGAACGTGATTAGCCCGTAGAGGCGGCTGTCCTCGTAGTCGCCCGGGTAGGCGAGCAGATCGAAGAGCGGACCATCGGTGACGACGAACGCCCCCAGTAACACGACCGCAGCGAGCGACGCCGCGGCCCGCGGCCCGACGAGCGGAACGACGAGCGAGAGCGTACAAAGGATCGCGAAGACGCCGGCTCGCCGAACGGGTGCTGTCACGATATCCGATCCTTTCTGTGGCGATCACTTTAACCTTCTTGAACCCGCATCGAGTCGGTTTTCGCCGACTTCAGCGCCTCTGACACGTGTCGCTGATCGGTCACCGGTCCGATGAATCGTCGCGGTATCGGGCGGATACCGGCCGTGACAGGGCGGGAGCGTCGGCGAACCCAAAACCCGTATGGTCTTCGACGGAAAATCCCGACTGTGGGCCTGTACGAACGTTATCTCGCCTCCCGAATCCGTCGCCACGAGATCGACCCGCCGGAGCACGTCGCGCTGGTCATCACCGAGCGCGACCTCCTCGAACGGGGCGCCTACGAGACGCTGGTCGAGTTCTTCGACTGGGCGTTCGAGTACGCCTCGCGCGTGACCGTCTACGTAAGCGTCCTCGACGCCGACGCGGTGCCGCCGTTGCGACGCGAACTCGAGTCGATCGACGCGCCGCGGGAGGTGGCGGTTCGCGGACCCGACGACAGCGCGCCGGCCGACGCCCCGATTCAGATCGGGATCGGACTCGGGGGCAAACACGAGTTCACGAGCGCCGTCCGAACCCTCGCGGAGAGCGTCGACGCCGGCGACCTCGACCCCGACGCGATCGACGACGAACACGTCGAGCGACACCTCGTCTTCCCCTCGGAGCCGGATCTGGTGATCAAGACCGGTGCCGAGCGGCTCTCGGATTTCATGATCTGGCAGTCGGTGTACTCGGAACTGTACTTCACCGACGTCAACTGGCGGGACTTCCGCAAACGCGACTTCCTGCGCGCGGTCCGCGAGTTCTGCAACCGATCGCGGCGGTTCGGGCGGTAGCCGTCCCTCGCCCGGCCTGCGGGATCAGCGACCCCACCGATCGCGGTCGTCGTCCTGACGATCCCGAGTAACTCCCCAGCGATCGCGATCCTCATCGCGTCGATCGGCGGCCCCCCGGCGATCGCTCGTCCCGCGGTCTCCGCGCCCCCTCTCGTCCGCGCCCTCGTCGAGGGCTACGTCGTCGTAAATATCGATGTGGTGGACCGCACCGGGCGAGAGCAATCGGTTTCCCTCGAGTTCGAGCCAACCGTTCGGATGCACCAGGATCGGCCCTTCGTAGAGCACGTCGTCCGCGTCGGCGCCGTCGTAGATCACGACGTCCTCGTAGGCGAGCGTCGATCGACTGGACCGTCCGTGGGGGAGGAATCCGTTGATGCCCATATCGACACTACCGCGTCATCGACTAATTACGTTGGGTCGAGACACACCGGATCGCGCGTTTGCAGTACCGATCCGATCGGTCACCCGTTCATCGACGGCTCGACGTACGCGAGAAACGTCGCGAGGACGCCGACGACGACGAGCAGGAATCCGATGCCGATCGCGAGAAACTCCGCTGGCATCGTCTGTTCGGACGCCGACGCCGGCTGTCGAACGACGCCGTTCGCCGCGAGTCCGAGTAAGACGGCGACGCCGAGTCCCGTCGTGCCGACGCCGGACGCCAGCAGGCGACTGTCCATACCGAGCCTTCGCCGCGGTCCGGATTGTGAGTTTCGGTCGGCGCGGCCCGATCGGCGGCCGCGATCGGTCCGCGGCCGCGATCAGTCGGCGGTCTTCGTCCCCGACTCGATCGCGTCGAGTTCCGCGTCGTCGGGACGTTCGGCCGTCGGCAGCGAGTCGCGGAACCGATCGACGATCGATCGCGCCTCGGCGAGTTCGGTGTCGCTCATCGCCCCGAGGAGAGCGAGCGCGCGGCGGGCGCGGGTCCGCCGCCACGACTCCTCGCGGGACTCGTAGGTGCGGATGCCCCGCAGAAAGTCGGTCTTCGAGAACTCCGGCCAGTAGGGTGTACAGAAGAAGACGGCCGCCTCGTTGCCGTTGGCGTGCCACGGCAGGAAGTTCGAGGTTCGTTCCTCGCCGCCGGGTCGAATAATCAGGTCGACGTCGCGTACCGGCTGGTCGTGCAGCCGTCGTTCGATCGCCTCGACGTCGATCGCGTCGGGGTCGAGGTCGCCGGCGTCGACCTCAGCTGCGACCCCGCGGGCGGCTTCGAGCAGCCGCGAGCGGCCGCCGTAGGCGAGCGCGATGTTGAGCACGAACTGATCGTAGTCGCGGGTGCGCCGTTCGGCGTACTCGACGGCGTCCTGCACCCGTTCGGGAAGCATCTCGATCTCGCCGATCGCGCGGATGCCGACTTCGTTCTCGTGGACGCGGTCCGCGTCCGCGAACTCGTGGAGCTTCTCACAGAGGAGGTCGAACAGCGCCTCGTTTTGCTCGGGCGGGCGGTCGAAGTTCTCCGTCGAGAAGGTGTACAGCGTCAGCTCCTCGACGCCCACGTCCTGACACCACTCGAGAACGCGTTCGGTCGTTTCGGCGCCCGCGCGATGGCCCTCGTGAGCATCGTCCCCCTTGCGACGGGCGTACCGACGGTTGCCGTCCTGGATCACCGCGACGTGTGTCGGCGCGCCGGAAATCTCTCTGGCGAGCAATCGCTCGTAAACAGCGTCGACGCGCCCGCGAAGCCACCGCCTCATCGATCGATGTAACGTCTCCGATGACTATGTGTCTTGTGTGTTACTTCGCCACAGTGATAGCGCTGGCCGCGCCGACACCGCCGGCCGAGAACGTCGTTAGCCGTCGCGCGACGGCCCGGGTCGGAATCGTGACGGCTATCCGTTCGGCGGTGCTCGAGTCGATCAATGGCAGACGTACTCGACAACGATCTCTACCAGCGGACGAAAGCCCTGCTCGAACCCGGCGACGTCGACCTCAACGGCGCGATCGTCCACACCGAGTACGGCGGACAGGAGGACGTCCGGATGATGCAGGCGACGATCGACGTCGGCGATATCATCGCCGAACACGCCGGGCACGATCCGACGGACTGCTACGTCTACTCGGGCAACGACGATCCCGACTTCTCGTCGAACCAGCACCAGGGGCTGACCTTAGACGGCGAGGAGTTCGTCTGGGAGTGTCAACAGCTCCTGCGCAACGGCACGTTCGACATCGTCATCTACTACGAGGCCAGCGCCGATCACGAGGCGATCCTCGAGGACGTTCGGGAGCTGGGATTCGACGTAACCGGCGTTGAAGGCGACTGATCGGCACTCGACGCTTCGACTCGGTTTTCCGCGCTCTCGATCGGTCTGCGGTTTTCTCGTTCCGATCGGCGTCCCGGTTCGTTTATGGCGCGTGCCTGCCGACTACCGGGTATGAGTACGGACGTCGACCTCGCGGACCGCGAGCGGGCGGTCGTCAACGCCTTTCAGGGCGGGTTCCCCGTCGTCGAACGGCCGTTCGAACCCGCCGCGTCCGCGATGCGCGATCGCGGGGTCGACATCGACGCGACGGAGCTGCTCGAGACGATCCGCGAGCTGGACGATCGGGGCGTCCTCTCGCGGTTCGGCCCGCTCGTGAACGCCCAGGAGATCGGCGGCGCGGCGACGCTGGTCGCGATGCACGCGCCCGACGATCGGTTCGACGAGATCGTCGACGCGGTGAACGCCCGCCGCGAGGTGGCGCACAACTACGAGCGCGAACACCCGTACCTGAACGTCTGGTTCGTCGTGAGCGTTCCAGCGGAGGACCGCGTCGAGGCGGTGCTCGACGCGATCGAGGACGAAACCGGCCAGGAGACGTACAACCTTCCGAAACGACGGGAGTTCCGCGTCGAGGCGAAGTTCTACGTCGACGGCCCGCTCGACGGCTCCGACGGGGAGCCCGCGGGGATCGACCTCTCGAATCTCGGGCCCGACGCGGCGCCCACCGACGGCGCGACGCTGTCGCCGGCCGAGCGCGACCTCGTCCTCGAAATTCAGGACGGCTTGCCGCTATCCGAGACGCCCTACGCGGACGTCGCCGACGCGATCGGTCGGACGCCCGAGCGTGTGCGCGAGACGATCAAACGATTCGAACGCGAGGGGAAGATCCGCCGAATCGGCGTCGTGCCAAACCACTACGCGCTCGGCTACACGGAAAACGGGATGACGGTCTGGAACGTGCCCGACGACCTCGTCGGCGAGGTCGGCTCCGAAGTCGCCGCGCTGCCCTTCGTCACGCACTGCTACGAGCGGCCGCGCCACGAGGGCGTCTGGCCGTACAACTTCTTCGCGATGACCCACGGCCGCAGCGAGGCGGAGAGCCGGCGTCGGATCGCGCAGGTCCGCGAGACGATGGCCGACCACTGGGACGTGACCGACGACGACTGGGACTCGCTGTTCTCGACGAAGATATTGAAGAAGACTGGCATCCGATTAGCCGAGCGCGCCGACGCCAATACCGTATCGGAATGACAGCTAGCGATCGATCACGGAGGGACGAGAACACCGGATGATTCCGCTCTTTCACGACTTCTCCGGCGCGAGGGTGCTCGTCTTCGGCGGCGGCCCCGTCGGCGCCCGCAAGGCGCGGCGGTTCGCCCGCGAAGCCGACGTGCTCGTGGTCAGCCCCGCCTTCGCCGATCGGGACTTCGGCGGGTCGGAGCGGATCCGGGCCGCGCCGGAGCCGGCGGACGTGCCGGGGTGGATCGATCGCGTCGACCCGGCGCTTGTCGTCGCCGCGACCGACGACGCGGCGATCAACGAGGCCGTCGCGAGCGCGACCCGGGAGCGCGGGATCCTCGTCAACCGAGCGGACGAGTCCGGCGGGCGAGCGCCGGGGAGCGTCGTCGTCCCGGCGACCGTCCGCGAGGATCCGGTCGTCGTGGCGATCGCGACCGGCGGAACGGCGCCCGCGCTGAGCAAGTACCTTCGGCGGGAACTCGAAGAAACGCTTTCGGGTGCCGGCGAAATGGCCGAGCTCTGCTCGCGACTTCGAGCCGAACTCAAAGCGCGCGACGTGCCGCCGGCGCGCCGGCGCGAGATCGTCACCGATGTCGTCAATTCTCCGGCCGTTTGGACAGCTTTACGTACCGGTGTTCCAAATTATCCCCAAGTGATCGAGGACGTGCTCGGGGAGGAGCCGGCTACCGGGGGTGACCGCTCGTGACGCAGTTCGGGGTCGTCATGGCCGCCTGCGTGACTCACGAGAGCGGCAGCGTTGACGATCTCGCCGCCGCTAGTCCTGACAGCCAGTACGAGGGTGTCGACGACCTGCTGTCGATTCCGAACGTCGAGGAGGCGTTCGTCCTCTCGACGTGCAACCGGGTCGAAGCGTACGTCGTCGCCACGGACGAGGGGATCGGCCGCGCGGCGCTCGAGGAGTTCTTCGCGCCGGTCGACGACGGTGCAGTCGTCCACACCGACCACGACGAGAGCCTGCGGCACCTCCTTCGGGTCGCGACGGGGCTCGAATCGGTCGTCCTCGGCGAGGACCAGATCATCGGCCAGGTCCGAACGGCGTACGAGGACGCCCGCAGCGCCGGCGGTATCGGATCGATGCTCGAACCGGCGGTGACGAAGGCGATCCACGTGGGCGAACGCGCTCGCACCGAGACCGCGATCAACGAGGGCGTCGTCTCGCTCGGATCGGCCGCGACGAAACTCGTCGCCGAAGATGTTCCGTTGGCGGATGCGACGTCGCTGGTCGTCGGCGCCGGCGATATGGGCCGGCTCGCCGCCCGCAGCCTCGCCGACGCCGGCGTCGGCGAGCTCGTCGTCGCGAACCGGACCGTCGCCCACGCCGAACACGTCGTGGACGAACTCGACGCGGACGCCGCCGCGGCGCCGCTCGAGGCGCTGGGGCGGATCGCTCACGAGGCCGACGTCGTCATCGCGGCGACCGGAAGCGACGATCCCGTCCTGGAGCCGGCGCACTTCGCGGCCGACGATCGCAACGACGGCGACGGCGACAGTACCGACGACGGAACGCCTGGACGGGTGATCGTCGATCTGGGACAGCCGCGCGACGTCGAGCCGGCGACGGCCGCCCTCCCGACGGTGACCGTCTACGATCTCGACGACCTCGAGTCGATCACCGAAGCGACCCGCGCCCAGCGTGCGGACGCGGCGCGCGACGTCGAGTCGATGATCGATCGCGAGTTCGATCGCCTCTGCGATCAGTACAAGCGATCGCGCGCGGACGAGGTGATCGCCGCGATGTACGAGTCCGCCGAGCGGATCAAAGAGCGCGAACTCGCGCGTGCGGTGTCGGAACTCGAGGGCGAACGCGGGAGCGGCCTCTCTGACGAGCAACGTCACGTCGTCGAGGCGATGGCCGACTCGCTCGTCAGTCAGCTTCTCGCACCGCCGACGAAGAGCCTCCGGGAGGCCGCCGCCGAGGACGACTGGCGGACGATCCACACCGCGCTCCAGCTGTTCGATCCCGCGTTCGGCGACGACGGCTCGACGCCGCCGGCGTCGATCGCCAGAGCTATCGGCGCCGACGGGTACGACGCGCCGATCGGCGCGACCGACGACGACTGACGCGCCACCGCATCGTCGAGGGGCGTCGAGCGGCAATCGAACCGGGTTCTGTCGCCCGATTATCTCCCGAGCACAATCATTATTTGCATGGATTGCGTTCGGCCGAACATGGCCGACCTGCTTTCCGACGAAGAGATCGACGACCGACTCCCCGAGGCGTGGAGTCGCGACGGCGACGAGATCGTTCGCACGTACGAGTTCGACGACTACCTTCGAGGCGTCAACTTCGCCCAGATGGTCGGCGAAATCGCCGAAGCGCAGTTCCACCACCCCGAAATCGTCATCCGGTACGAGGAGGTCGAGATTCGCCTGACCAGCCACGAAGCGGGCGGGATTACCGACGACGACATCGAGATGGCGGAGCTGATCGAATCCGAGCGGTCCGCCTGAACGCGGTTCCGGCGCCGTCGATCCGAACGACGCCTCGCTTTTCGATCGACGCGGCGATCGTCGTCGGTCGCCGCCGTTCGCCGTCGCGATTCGCCGCCGGTCGTCCGACCGAAACCGACAGATCCAGCCACGATGGAGGCACAGTACGTCTTTCGCGCCACGCTCCGACTCGCATCGCCGCGGGACGCGGTCACCGTCGATTCCGCGACCGCCGAGACGACCGTCACGCTCTCGCGGGCGGCGCCGCCGCCGGGCACCGACGGGTGGCTGTTCTTCCGCAACGCGCTCTGGCGCGGCGAGGTCGGCGATCAGGAGTACGGCCGCCGACTCGCCGCGGAGTGGCTCGACGTTCCGCGCGAGTCGATCGAGTCGGTCTCGTTTCGCGAACTGCAGGTCGACGAGGCGTACTTCGATGCGCTGAAAGCCGAGATCGGCGCCGATCTGGAGCCGTTTAACGCCGAGACCGTCTCGGAAGTGCTCTCGAAGTATCTCGGCTCGAGCATTCGGGTCGTCGACGGCGAGTGACCGGGCGATCGTCGCCCGCAGCCGACTTCCACTCGGCGTCCGTACGGGCGACAAACATTTACTGCGATCGATCGTATATCAGTGTCCCAATGGTCTCCGAATACGACTTTTGGCTGCTCGATCTCGACGGGACCCTGGTCGACGTCGAGTGGTCGTACACCCGCGAGGTGTTCGATCGCGTCGGCGATCGGCTCGGTCGCCGGTTCTCCGATCGGGAGGCCGAGATCCTCTGGCACGGTCTGACGGGTTCTCGCGATCGCCAGCTCGAGTTGTGGGGAATCGATCCCCGCGAGTTCTGGACGG
It includes:
- a CDS encoding DUF3311 domain-containing protein, coding for MRRLQLRGWIAIGLVLCGLAIPWFLWADATVIAGLPLWLWWHVGWMLLASLVFWTFARRSWGIGIETDNAGASDSSPGGTPDAAGGESP
- a CDS encoding ArsR/SmtB family transcription factor, whose protein sequence is MARLFPFRSEPSTADRHPRVVDLEGEDADAVFGALSSTTARRIYARLDEEPATPSDVADAIDSSIQNVRYHLENLEDAGLVEVVDTWYSSRGNEMSVYATADGPLIVTSDESTASQLKTALSRLIGGIGALAGGSLLVQYGLTRQFGFGSSIPGGTEDSAQEGAGPDERGGDDSNFSGDSAEVTKEETDDAEDGAGDASTETVNDEEDSGADGADGNDAADGAGAEADDVPAADDSGSADDGGSFDSDADYLNGSGGNETDPNGTVDQLTDGGAEAIDTAFGSIPPGMLFFLGGLVVLLAVAIYWYWFAYRPQY
- the dnaG gene encoding DNA primase DnaG, which codes for MEDTSKYLIHADVTADGVVERSDVVGAIFGQTEGLLGDELDLRDLRQSQKVGRIDVEITSTQGQSHGTVTIATSLDKVETATLAASLETITRVGPCRADLDVTEIEDVRAAKRKEVVERAKELLRTGFDDSVMSSEEILAEVRQHVRVEDITEYEGLPAGPRVTDSDAIIIVEGRSDVLTMLTYGIKNAIAVEGTNVPDAVAELTHHRTVTAFLDGDRGGDLILEELSQVGDIDYVAFAPAGESVEELDHHEVFAALRNKVPYDAVSGLNEPREAVAATDGSATPAPPVDDAATSSSASIESENEVEYERPGRPSTAGSKTAASGTQAESATETDDRSPSATPGADAEGADETDLESSTAAAEPETIYEHATAVIRGDTDAVRFLDADAEILEEAPASDAYDELESIEPAPTTVLLDEILEQRLLDLAADRGVDRIVARSLGQFTKRPTGVQVHAIDDVAETPPDG
- a CDS encoding DUF92 domain-containing protein translates to MTAPVRRAGVFAILCTLSLVVPLVGPRAAASLAAVVLLGAFVVTDGPLFDLLAYPGDYEDSRLYGLITFVLAGITLGVIATQSSMSIAVFAGTVLLIGYGNLTEQLVRGRTDDDVVRVAGFCLGATAGAVAGQALTIALQGGAVRSALPTLLFLAASGALLAALLRDVLWLYDDPVVMLSVGLLLWLLAELQPVLGSAEILLALAVTVALGYTSYALETASIAGMLTGILLGLLTIVLGGYGWFVVLISFFAIGGLSTKFRYEQKEALGVAEDNNGARGSGNVLGNAAVALAAVLGYAASSAAILPADLDPRLFLFAFTGSVATAMSDTLSSEIGSVFETPRLITTFEPVEPGTDGGVTWQGEIAGVAGAAVVAGISYWLFPEVGVLGGAVIVAAGFVGMTVDSLLGATLEGPLLGNQGVNFLATLSGALVCALLILSFAFLG
- a CDS encoding undecaprenyl diphosphate synthase family protein, whose amino-acid sequence is MGLYERYLASRIRRHEIDPPEHVALVITERDLLERGAYETLVEFFDWAFEYASRVTVYVSVLDADAVPPLRRELESIDAPREVAVRGPDDSAPADAPIQIGIGLGGKHEFTSAVRTLAESVDAGDLDPDAIDDEHVERHLVFPSEPDLVIKTGAERLSDFMIWQSVYSELYFTDVNWRDFRKRDFLRAVREFCNRSRRFGR
- the uppS gene encoding polyprenyl diphosphate synthase, with amino-acid sequence MRRWLRGRVDAVYERLLAREISGAPTHVAVIQDGNRRYARRKGDDAHEGHRAGAETTERVLEWCQDVGVEELTLYTFSTENFDRPPEQNEALFDLLCEKLHEFADADRVHENEVGIRAIGEIEMLPERVQDAVEYAERRTRDYDQFVLNIALAYGGRSRLLEAARGVAAEVDAGDLDPDAIDVEAIERRLHDQPVRDVDLIIRPGGEERTSNFLPWHANGNEAAVFFCTPYWPEFSKTDFLRGIRTYESREESWRRTRARRALALLGAMSDTELAEARSIVDRFRDSLPTAERPDDAELDAIESGTKTAD
- a CDS encoding DUF5778 family protein, coding for MADVLDNDLYQRTKALLEPGDVDLNGAIVHTEYGGQEDVRMMQATIDVGDIIAEHAGHDPTDCYVYSGNDDPDFSSNQHQGLTLDGEEFVWECQQLLRNGTFDIVIYYEASADHEAILEDVRELGFDVTGVEGD
- a CDS encoding Lrp/AsnC family transcriptional regulator codes for the protein MSTDVDLADRERAVVNAFQGGFPVVERPFEPAASAMRDRGVDIDATELLETIRELDDRGVLSRFGPLVNAQEIGGAATLVAMHAPDDRFDEIVDAVNARREVAHNYEREHPYLNVWFVVSVPAEDRVEAVLDAIEDETGQETYNLPKRREFRVEAKFYVDGPLDGSDGEPAGIDLSNLGPDAAPTDGATLSPAERDLVLEIQDGLPLSETPYADVADAIGRTPERVRETIKRFEREGKIRRIGVVPNHYALGYTENGMTVWNVPDDLVGEVGSEVAALPFVTHCYERPRHEGVWPYNFFAMTHGRSEAESRRRIAQVRETMADHWDVTDDDWDSLFSTKILKKTGIRLAERADANTVSE
- a CDS encoding precorrin-2 dehydrogenase/sirohydrochlorin ferrochelatase family protein — protein: MIPLFHDFSGARVLVFGGGPVGARKARRFAREADVLVVSPAFADRDFGGSERIRAAPEPADVPGWIDRVDPALVVAATDDAAINEAVASATRERGILVNRADESGGRAPGSVVVPATVREDPVVVAIATGGTAPALSKYLRRELEETLSGAGEMAELCSRLRAELKARDVPPARRREIVTDVVNSPAVWTALRTGVPNYPQVIEDVLGEEPATGGDRS